From Suncus etruscus isolate mSunEtr1 chromosome 6, mSunEtr1.pri.cur, whole genome shotgun sequence, one genomic window encodes:
- the TACSTD2 gene encoding tumor-associated calcium signal transducer 2, which yields MARGPGLALLATLLLLAVAARPAGAQDNCTCATNKMTMCSRSGPGGRCQCQAIGSGIEVDCSRLTSKCLLLKARMHGPKSGRGLVRPSQHAIVDNDGLYDPDCDQDGRFKARQCNQTSECWCVNSVGVRRTDKGDLTLRCDELVRTHHILIDMRHRPTSRPLNHSDLDAELRRLFRERYRLHPRFVEAVHYENPTIQIELRQNASQKSPGDVDIGDAAYYFERDVKGESLFHGGGRDLFDVRVRGEPLHLEGTLIYYLDEKPPEFSMKRLTAGLIAVIVVVVLALVAGLVVLVITNRRKSGKYKKVEIKEMGEMRKETGS from the coding sequence aTGGCCCGGGGCCCCGGGCTGGCTCTGCTGGCGACGCTGCTGCTGCTCGCGGTGGCCGCGCGGCCGGCGGGCGCGCAGGACAACTGCACTTGCGCCACCAACAAGATGACCATGTGCAGCCGCAGCGGCCCCGGGGGTCGCTGTCAATGCCAGGCGATCGGTTCTGGCATCGAAGTGGATTGCTCCAGACTCACCTCCAAGTGTCTTCTGCTCAAGGCCCGCATGCACGGCCCCAAGAGCGGCCGCGGGCTGGTGCGCCCCAGCCAGCATGCCATCGTGGACAACGACGGGCTCTACGACCCCGACTGCGACCAGGACGGCCGCTTCAAGGCTCGCCAGTGCAACCAGACGTCCGAATGCTGGTGCGTGAACTCGGTCGGGGTGCGCCGCACCGATAAGGGCGACCTGACCCTGCGCTGCGACGAGTTGGTGCGTACCCATCACATCCTCATCGATATGCGCCACCGCCCCACCTCCCGGCCTCTGAACCATTCGGACCTGGATGCTGAGCTGCGGAGGCTTTTCCGCGAGCGCTACCGGCTGCACCCCCGTTTCGTGGAAGCCGTGCATTACGAGAACCCCACCATCCAGATCGAGCTGCGGCAGAACGCGTCGCAGAAGAGCCCCGGAGACGTGGACATTGGCGACGCGGCCTACTACTTCGAGAGGGACGTCAAAGGCGAGTCGCTCTTCCACGGTGGGGGCAGAGATCTCTTTGATGTGCGGGTGCGAGGCGAACCCCTGCACTTGGAGGGGACCCTCATCTACTACCTGGACGAGAAGCCCCCTGAGTTCTCCATGAAGCGCCTCACCGCCGGCCTCATCGCTGTCATCGTGGTGGTCGTGCTGGCCCTGGTGGCCGGCCTGGTCGTCCTGGTTATTACTAACCGGAGGAAGTCGgggaagtacaagaaggtggaGATCAAGGAAATGGGGGAGATGAGGAAGGAAACCGGCTCGTAG